A genome region from Gadus macrocephalus chromosome 15, ASM3116895v1 includes the following:
- the LOC132472799 gene encoding bifunctional 3'-phosphoadenosine 5'-phosphosulfate synthase 2-like, translating to MSGVKKLRTDLNRSTNVVYQAHHVSRNKRGQVVGTRGGFRGCTIWLTGLSGAGKTTLSFALEEFLVSQDIPSYSLDGDNIRHGLNQNLGFSSVDREENIRRVAEVAKLFADAGLVCITSFISPFAKDREEARKIHAAAGLPFFEIFVHASLEVCEGRDVKGLYKKARSGEIKGFTGIDSLYESPEASDLVLKTGELTVNECIDQVLELLREQNIVPSGKLEEVNDLFVPENKLSLAVADAAILPTISITKLDLEWVQVLSEGWASPLKGFMREREFLQVLHFGTLLDDVAINLTVPIVLPVSTETKQKMDGCAAIALVYQGVRIAILRKPEFYEHRKEERCARQWGTICPQHPYIKMVMEGGDWLVGGDLEVLERIRWNDGLDKYRLTPLELKQKFKDMKADAIFAFQLRNPVHNGHALLMQDTKRRLLERGYKTPVLLLHPLGGWTKDDDVPLAWRMKQHAAVLEDGVLDPASTIVAIFPSPMMYAGPTEVQWHCRARMIAGANFYIVGRDPAGMPHPETKKDLYEPTHGSKVLTMAPGLTSVEIIPFRVAAYNLTKRAMDFYDKERHAEFEFISGTKMRKMARSGENPPDGFMSPKAWKILTEYYSSLQKE from the exons GACCTGAACCGATCCACCAACGTGGTTTATCAGGCCCACCATGTCAGCAGGAACAAGAGGGGGCAGGTGGTCGGGACCAGGGGGGGCTTCAGGGGATGCACCATCTGGCTCACAG GTTTGTCAGGCGCTGGCAAGACCACCCTCAGCTTTGCACTGGAGGAGTTCCTGGTGTCGCAAGACATCCCCAGCTACTCGCTGGACGGAGACAACATCCGCCACGGCCTGAACCAGAACCTGGGCTTCTCCTCCGTGGACCGCGAGGAGAACATCCGCCGCGTGGCCGAGGTCGCCAAGCTGTTCGCCGACGCCGGTCTGGTGTGCATCACCAGCTTCATCTCGCCCTTCGCTAAG GACCGGGAGGAAGCAAGGAAGATTCACGCCGCTGCGGGCCTCCCGTTCTTTGAGATCTTTGTGCACGCCTCTCTGGAGGTGTGTGAGGGCAGAGACGTGAAAGGACTCTACAAAAAGGCCCGGTCCGGAGAGATCAAAG GCTTCACAGGGATAGACTCTCTCTATGAGAGTCCTGAAGCCTCAGATTTGGTGCTGAAGACGGGGGAGCTCACGGTGAACGAGTGCATCGATCAGGTTCTAGAGTTGCTACGGGAACAG AACATTGTGCCCAGTGGCAAACTCGAGGAGGTGAATGACCTGTTTGTTCCTGAGAACAAGCTGAGCCTAGCTGTCGCTGATGCTGCCATACTTCCTACCATCAGCATTACCAAG cTGGACCTTGAGTGGGTGCAGGTCCTGTCCGAGGGATGGGCGAGCCCCCTCAAAGGcttcatgagagagagagagttcctgCAAGTCCTGCACTTTGGCACTCTCCTGGATG ATGTGGCCATCAACCTGACCGTGCCCATCGTCCTGCCTGTCAGCACGGAGACCAAGCAGAAGATGGACGGCTGCGCGGCCATAGCGCTGGTGTACCAAGGAGTCCGCATCGCCATCCTCCGAAAACCCGAGTTCTACGAACACCGCAAGGAGGAGCGCTGCGCCAGACAGTGGGGAACCATATGTCCGCAGCACCCCTACATCAAG ATGGTGATGGAGGGAGGTGATTGGCTAGTGGGTGGTGACCTGGAGGTGCTGGAGCGAATCAGATGGAACGACGGACTGGACAAATACCGCCTCACTCCACTGGAGCTCAAGCAGAAGTTCAAAGACATGAAAGCCG ACGCCATCTTCGCCTTCCAGCTGCGGAACCCCGTCCACAACGGCCACGCCCTCCTGATGCAGGACACTAAGCGACGGCTGCTGGAGCGCGGCTACAAGACacccgtgctgctgctgcacccgCTGGGTGGCTGGACCAAGGACGACGACGTCCCGCTGGCCTGGCGCATGAAGCAGCACGCCGCCGTGCTGGAGGACGGCGTGCTGGACCCGGCCAGCACCATCGTGGCCATCTTCCCCTCGCCCATGATGTACGCCGGGCCCACCGAG gtccaGTGGCACTGTCGGGCGAGAATGATCGCCGGCGCCAACTTCTACATCGTGGGCCGCGACCCGGCCGGCATGCCCCATCCGGAGACCAAGAAGGACCTGTACGAGCCCACCCACGGCAGCAAGGTGCTCACCATGGCTCCCGGCCTCACCTCCGTGGAGATCATCCCCTTCAGGGTGGCCGCCTACAACCTGACCAAGAGGGCCATGGACTTCTACGACAAGGAGCG CCATGCAGAGTTTGAGTTCATCTCTGGGACCAAGATGAGGAAGATGGCCAGGAGCGGGGAGAACCCTCCAGATGGATTTATGTCCCCCAAGGCCTGGAAGATCCTAACTGAATACTACAGCTCTCTACAGAAGGAATAG